One Maribacter cobaltidurans genomic window carries:
- a CDS encoding orotate phosphoribosyltransferase, which translates to MFIETPKTVVAKSAENTFDFLNDLSNFEQLMPENIDKFEVLNENRFLFSLKGMPEIVLEKKEQFPYSKLVLGAASDKLPFTLTADITGLQENKCEVALLFSGEFNAMMAMMIKSPITNFMNTLSNNLGKI; encoded by the coding sequence ATGTTTATAGAAACACCCAAAACAGTAGTCGCCAAAAGCGCAGAAAACACATTTGATTTTTTGAACGATTTGTCCAATTTTGAGCAGTTAATGCCAGAAAATATAGATAAGTTCGAGGTTTTGAATGAAAATAGATTTTTATTCTCCCTAAAGGGGATGCCAGAAATTGTGCTTGAAAAAAAAGAACAATTTCCCTATTCCAAATTAGTGTTAGGTGCGGCCAGCGATAAACTTCCGTTTACATTAACTGCAGATATAACCGGGCTTCAAGAAAATAAATGCGAAGTAGCCCTTCTTTTTTCTGGAGAATTCAATGCCATGATGGCCATGATGATAAAATCGCCCATCACCAATTTTATGAATACCCTTTCCAACAACCTAGGAAAAATTTAA
- the pyrE gene encoding orotate phosphoribosyltransferase, with protein sequence MVLNINTAKKTAELLLQINAIKLKPENPFTWASGWKSPIYCDNRILLSYPSIRNYIKHEMAKQVESIYGMPDVIAGVATGAIGMGALVADALGLPFVYVRPEPKSHGRQNQIEGYLVPHQTVVVIEDLISTGKSSLNAVEALKAQQANIKGMLAIFTYGFETASVNFKEKNVELHTLSDYDHLIEQASETNYIQEEQLNTLMDWRKNPSKWLQQ encoded by the coding sequence ATGGTTTTAAACATAAACACGGCTAAAAAAACAGCTGAGCTTTTGCTACAAATTAATGCAATTAAATTGAAACCCGAAAATCCTTTTACATGGGCCTCAGGTTGGAAATCTCCTATTTATTGCGACAACAGAATATTACTTTCCTATCCCTCCATTAGAAACTATATTAAGCACGAAATGGCAAAACAAGTGGAATCCATTTATGGCATGCCTGACGTAATTGCCGGAGTAGCCACTGGTGCCATTGGCATGGGAGCGTTGGTAGCGGATGCCCTTGGATTACCTTTTGTTTATGTAAGACCGGAACCAAAATCACATGGTAGGCAAAATCAGATTGAAGGATATCTGGTACCACACCAAACCGTTGTGGTTATAGAAGACTTGATAAGCACCGGTAAAAGCAGCCTGAATGCAGTGGAAGCCCTTAAGGCGCAACAGGCAAATATAAAGGGAATGTTGGCTATTTTTACTTATGGATTTGAAACTGCCAGTGTCAATTTCAAGGAGAAAAACGTTGAACTTCATACCTTGAGCGATTATGATCATCTAATTGAACAGGCATCGGAAACCAATTATATACAGGAAGAGCAGCTCAATACCTTAATGGATTGGCGAAAGAACCCTTCTAAATGGTTACAACAATAG
- a CDS encoding NUDIX hydrolase: MYKVFVNELPLILTNKLSETAEGEYFLLNQESINNAIKALKKKKLAEAYIYHPNSEEILKKFTQEIPLVVAAGGVVTNPKGKVLFIYRNEKWDLPKGKLDKGESIEDCAIREVMEETGVKGLRIENFLRTTYHIFKNSGTITLKQVHWYAMKTDYSGKLKPEKKEGIVKVKWKGPKKIQKALQNSYVNIKILFEGD; the protein is encoded by the coding sequence ATGTATAAAGTTTTTGTTAATGAACTGCCCCTGATTTTAACAAATAAACTCTCCGAAACAGCCGAGGGCGAGTATTTCCTTTTGAATCAAGAATCTATCAATAATGCCATTAAGGCCTTAAAAAAGAAAAAGCTTGCAGAGGCCTATATTTATCATCCCAATTCTGAGGAAATCTTAAAGAAATTTACCCAAGAAATTCCATTGGTCGTAGCGGCAGGAGGGGTGGTCACAAACCCAAAAGGGAAAGTACTTTTTATTTACCGAAACGAAAAATGGGATTTGCCCAAGGGAAAATTGGATAAGGGAGAGTCCATAGAGGATTGTGCCATTAGGGAAGTCATGGAGGAAACCGGTGTAAAGGGTCTAAGAATTGAAAATTTTCTGAGAACAACGTACCATATTTTCAAGAATAGCGGAACCATTACCTTAAAACAAGTACATTGGTATGCCATGAAGACCGATTATTCTGGAAAACTCAAGCCTGAGAAAAAAGAAGGTATCGTTAAGGTGAAATGGAAAGGGCCAAAGAAGATTCAAAAGGCCTTACAGAACTCTTATGTGAACATTAAAATTTTGTTCGAAGGAGATTGA
- a CDS encoding M14 family metallopeptidase, translated as MKKFFIPPFLALFFLACESKTEDVELDFPITFETSNGTETATYEEVVDFYLKLAKEFPEINTQTIGTTDSGLPLHLVTYNVDGDFNFNKINKEKTVLFINNGIHPGESDGIDATMLLYRDLASGKIPAPENTVVVTIPIYNIGGSLNRNSTSRANQNGPKSYGFRGNALNYDLNRDFIKTDSKNARTFAQIFHLIKPDVFVDNHVSNGADYQYTLTHLFTQHNKLGGDLGTYIHETFMPALEDSLAHDNWDITPYVNVFNKPPEIGFSQFMDHPRYSTGYTTLWNTLGIMVETHMLKPYKKRVDGTYELMKKMIALTERDGKNIKELRNKAKLAFLEKEYYPIKWAVDSSKVSKITFKGFQADTILSEVTGFERLKYNREKPTIKEVMYYDYYQAMDSIKIPEAYIIKKEWKGIVDLLNLNGIKFDLIETDTVKHVESYKIESFETLNRPYEGHYLHYNTKVLSNKENVLLKTGDIIVPTHQNGIRYILETLEPSAVDSFFNWNFFDPILQQKEGFSPYVFEDTALKILQNDSVLKQEFEAKKEKEKAFSENWYEQLDWIFKKSELYEKAHNQYPVYRVFEN; from the coding sequence ATGAAAAAGTTTTTTATACCCCCATTTTTAGCTTTGTTCTTTCTTGCCTGTGAAAGCAAGACCGAAGATGTTGAGCTGGATTTTCCAATCACTTTTGAAACCTCTAATGGTACCGAAACCGCAACATACGAAGAGGTGGTCGATTTCTATTTGAAATTGGCAAAGGAGTTTCCCGAAATAAATACACAAACTATTGGAACCACGGATAGTGGTCTACCTTTACATTTAGTGACGTACAATGTGGATGGTGATTTTAATTTCAATAAAATAAATAAGGAAAAAACTGTCTTGTTTATCAATAACGGGATTCATCCGGGTGAAAGTGACGGAATTGATGCCACTATGTTGCTCTATCGGGATTTGGCTAGTGGAAAAATACCAGCACCAGAAAACACCGTAGTGGTTACCATACCAATTTACAATATTGGTGGCTCCCTGAATAGAAATTCAACTTCACGGGCGAACCAAAACGGACCAAAATCCTATGGTTTTCGTGGAAATGCACTCAATTACGATTTAAACAGGGATTTTATAAAAACGGATTCTAAAAACGCCAGGACCTTTGCCCAAATTTTTCATTTGATCAAACCCGATGTATTCGTTGATAACCATGTGAGCAATGGCGCAGACTATCAATATACCTTGACGCATCTATTTACCCAACACAACAAATTGGGCGGAGATTTGGGTACATATATCCATGAAACATTTATGCCGGCCTTGGAAGACTCCCTAGCTCATGACAATTGGGATATTACGCCCTATGTAAACGTGTTTAACAAGCCTCCGGAAATTGGCTTTTCCCAGTTTATGGACCACCCTAGATACTCTACAGGGTATACCACGCTTTGGAATACCCTTGGAATAATGGTTGAAACCCATATGTTAAAACCATACAAGAAAAGAGTAGATGGCACCTATGAATTGATGAAAAAAATGATAGCTCTTACCGAAAGGGATGGCAAGAATATCAAGGAGCTGAGAAACAAAGCCAAATTAGCTTTTTTAGAAAAGGAATATTACCCCATTAAGTGGGCAGTGGATAGTTCTAAAGTTTCCAAAATCACATTTAAAGGATTTCAAGCTGATACTATTTTAAGCGAAGTAACAGGTTTTGAACGATTAAAATACAATAGGGAAAAGCCCACGATAAAAGAAGTCATGTATTACGATTATTATCAAGCAATGGACTCCATTAAAATTCCCGAAGCATATATCATAAAGAAAGAGTGGAAAGGGATAGTAGATTTGCTAAATCTGAATGGAATCAAGTTTGACCTTATTGAAACGGATACCGTCAAACATGTTGAGTCCTACAAGATTGAAAGTTTTGAGACCTTAAACAGACCATATGAAGGTCATTATTTGCATTATAATACCAAAGTGTTATCGAACAAGGAAAATGTCTTGTTAAAGACCGGTGACATTATAGTGCCCACTCATCAAAACGGTATTAGGTATATATTGGAAACCCTTGAGCCCTCAGCCGTAGATTCATTTTTCAACTGGAATTTTTTTGACCCCATTTTGCAACAGAAAGAGGGTTTTTCCCCATACGTTTTTGAGGACACAGCCCTTAAAATACTCCAAAATGATTCAGTTTTAAAACAAGAATTTGAAGCAAAGAAGGAAAAGGAAAAAGCATTTTCAGAAAATTGGTATGAACAACTAGATTGGATATTTAAAAAATCCGAACTTTATGAAAAAGCACATAATCAATATCCCGTTTACAGGGTTTTCGAAAATTAA
- a CDS encoding response regulator: MKKIKFIGIIDDDPITVFGIKKMLNTVVECETIEAYQNGKIAFDSINKKFMGNEDIPEIIFLDINMPIMDGWQFLEEFLKLPIKQRVRINIVTSSIDLFDKNKGEYFKDKTHHVITFNNKPIKRHVIAEITKVA, from the coding sequence ATGAAAAAAATTAAATTCATTGGAATTATAGATGATGATCCAATAACGGTTTTCGGTATAAAAAAAATGTTAAATACCGTTGTGGAATGTGAAACTATAGAGGCTTACCAGAATGGTAAAATTGCATTTGATTCCATCAATAAAAAATTTATGGGGAACGAAGACATTCCAGAAATCATATTTTTGGATATAAACATGCCTATTATGGATGGATGGCAATTCTTGGAAGAGTTTCTTAAACTGCCCATTAAACAAAGAGTCCGCATTAATATTGTTACTTCATCCATTGACCTTTTCGACAAAAATAAAGGGGAGTATTTTAAGGATAAAACCCATCATGTAATAACCTTCAATAACAAACCCATAAAAAGACATGTAATAGCAGAAATTACAAAGGTCGCTTAA
- a CDS encoding PAS domain-containing sensor histidine kinase, producing MLINPHIQSTSYLIKQLPTLTVFIDREFKIIHASDKWLFTFGENSGAILGRSLFEIFPDLSIKWQTVLKECFEGKANPMGVQKYKDSHLNEKWYEWSNTCWYNEEENIIGAIIQINDVTESLEKELELEKTKVQLKHQSEISKTGRWEYNILNDEITWCDITKAIHEVSPDYVPKLDTSIGFYKEGYSRNAISMAIYEAQEKGTPWGIKLQIITATGKEKWVFAAGKPLYEKRKLIGFTGTFQDIDEQVLANVETKKNEKLLRTLVDNLPLNVYVKDIHSKKILVNRAECLYLGAKNEAELLGKDNFDIYDYETAKKFTEQDIKVMSSLEPILGEEVISTNKRGIQTTFLTSKIPLLDEKGMANGLVGISLDITNMKQKEKELRNLIDVTSLQNKKLINFAHIVSHNLRSHTANFSMLLDFLQYEEDEKEKAKIMDMLNSSSGNLLETIENLNQVLAINTNINIEKKEVNLYDKVKIVEENLKDFIIENNAEIENKIVNTQTIKVIPQYLESILINFITNGIKYKHPKRKPKISLHLLKEENYSVLTITDNGLGIDLKKYGNKLFGMYKTFHSHENARGMGLYITKNQIESMGGKIEVESKVGCGTTFKVFFNEKN from the coding sequence ATGTTGATTAACCCCCATATTCAATCCACATCATATTTAATAAAGCAATTGCCCACGCTTACAGTCTTTATTGATCGTGAATTCAAGATTATCCATGCTTCGGACAAATGGCTTTTTACATTTGGCGAAAATAGCGGTGCCATTCTTGGACGTAGTCTTTTCGAAATATTTCCGGATTTGAGCATAAAATGGCAAACCGTTCTTAAAGAATGTTTCGAAGGCAAAGCAAACCCAATGGGGGTTCAAAAATACAAGGATTCACATCTAAATGAAAAGTGGTATGAATGGTCCAACACATGTTGGTACAACGAAGAGGAGAATATTATTGGCGCTATCATTCAGATAAACGATGTAACCGAATCCCTTGAAAAAGAACTTGAACTTGAAAAAACCAAGGTACAGTTAAAGCATCAATCAGAAATATCTAAAACTGGTAGATGGGAATACAACATTTTAAACGATGAAATAACATGGTGCGACATTACCAAGGCCATTCACGAAGTAAGTCCGGACTATGTTCCCAAATTGGATACCAGTATAGGATTTTATAAAGAAGGTTATAGTAGAAATGCTATTTCCATGGCCATATATGAAGCTCAGGAAAAAGGAACCCCATGGGGTATTAAACTACAGATCATAACGGCTACGGGAAAGGAAAAATGGGTTTTTGCAGCAGGTAAACCCCTTTATGAGAAAAGAAAACTCATTGGTTTTACTGGGACCTTTCAAGATATTGATGAGCAGGTTCTTGCCAACGTGGAAACCAAAAAAAACGAAAAACTTTTAAGAACATTGGTTGATAACTTGCCATTGAATGTATATGTCAAGGATATCCATTCCAAAAAGATTTTGGTTAACAGAGCAGAATGCCTCTATCTAGGTGCTAAAAACGAAGCAGAGCTTTTAGGCAAGGATAATTTTGATATTTATGATTATGAAACCGCCAAGAAATTTACGGAACAGGACATAAAGGTTATGAGCAGTCTAGAACCTATACTAGGCGAAGAAGTGATTAGTACCAATAAAAGAGGAATACAAACTACTTTTCTAACTTCTAAAATACCTTTGTTGGATGAAAAAGGAATGGCAAACGGACTTGTAGGTATCAGTTTGGATATTACCAACATGAAACAAAAGGAGAAAGAACTACGGAACTTAATCGATGTCACCTCATTACAAAATAAAAAACTCATCAATTTTGCACATATAGTTTCCCATAACCTCCGCTCGCATACGGCAAATTTTTCAATGTTATTAGACTTCTTACAATATGAGGAGGACGAAAAGGAGAAAGCGAAAATAATGGATATGCTCAATAGTTCATCAGGAAATTTATTAGAAACTATTGAAAACCTAAATCAGGTTTTGGCCATAAATACCAACATCAACATAGAGAAAAAAGAAGTCAATCTTTACGACAAGGTAAAAATAGTAGAAGAAAATTTGAAAGATTTCATAATCGAAAACAATGCCGAGATAGAAAACAAAATAGTAAATACTCAAACCATAAAGGTAATACCCCAATATTTAGAAAGTATCTTGATAAACTTTATTACCAATGGAATCAAATATAAACACCCTAAAAGAAAACCTAAAATCTCCTTGCATCTATTGAAAGAAGAAAATTATTCGGTATTGACTATAACTGATAATGGTTTAGGAATAGACTTGAAAAAATACGGGAACAAACTATTTGGAATGTACAAAACCTTTCATTCGCATGAAAATGCAAGGGGAATGGGCCTCTACATCACAAAAAATCAAATTGAGTCCATGGGAGGAAAAATTGAAGTTGAAAGCAAGGTAGGATGTGGTACTACGTTTAAGGTTTTTTTTAATGAAAAAAATTAA
- the coaD gene encoding pantetheine-phosphate adenylyltransferase, with protein sequence MRRAIFPGSFDPLTLGHHDIIMRGITLFDELVIAIGKNAEKKYMFTLDERMSFIKKSFISEPKIKVLTYEGLTVDFCKKVNANYILRGLRNPADFEFEKAIAHTNRKLSEIETVFLLTSSGKSYISSSIVRDVIRNGGDYTGLVPESVRVSS encoded by the coding sequence ATGAGGCGTGCTATTTTTCCCGGTTCCTTTGATCCACTTACTCTGGGCCATCATGACATTATCATGCGTGGTATAACCCTTTTTGACGAACTTGTTATTGCTATCGGGAAGAATGCCGAAAAAAAATATATGTTTACCCTTGATGAACGGATGTCTTTCATTAAAAAGTCATTTATCAGTGAACCTAAGATCAAGGTCTTGACATATGAAGGTTTAACGGTAGACTTTTGCAAAAAAGTAAATGCAAATTACATATTGAGAGGTCTAAGGAATCCAGCTGATTTTGAATTTGAAAAGGCTATCGCACATACCAATCGTAAACTTTCCGAAATAGAAACCGTATTCCTTCTCACATCATCAGGGAAATCCTACATAAGTTCTTCCATAGTTAGGGACGTTATCAGAAACGGTGGAGATTACACTGGACTGGTCCCCGAATCTGTAAGGGTTTCATCTTAA
- a CDS encoding D-alanine--D-alanine ligase, which translates to MKKNIAIIMGGYSSEYKVSLKSGKVVNDYLDKEKFNCFPIHIYKNKWVYVDENNIEVAVNKHDFTVKKDGNTIKFDCVFNAIHGSPGENGLLQAYFELLNIPQTSCDFYQAALTYNKRDLLSVLKPYGIKSAPSYYLNKGDLINEEDIISTVKLPCFVKANKSGSSYGISKVYKQEDLHKAIELAYQEDDEIIIEGFLDGTEVSVGVITYKGKTKVLPITEIVSENDFFDYEAKYEGKSQEITPARITKTQEENVSRLAKKIYEVLKMKGFSRSEFIFMGDEPFLLEVNTTPGLTTESILPKQAAQAGISLPELFENAINEVL; encoded by the coding sequence ATGAAAAAAAATATTGCTATCATTATGGGGGGCTATTCCAGCGAGTATAAGGTATCCTTGAAAAGTGGAAAAGTTGTTAACGATTATTTGGACAAGGAAAAATTCAACTGTTTTCCTATTCATATTTATAAGAATAAATGGGTGTATGTCGATGAAAATAACATTGAAGTTGCCGTTAACAAACATGATTTTACCGTAAAAAAAGATGGTAATACGATTAAATTTGATTGTGTATTCAACGCCATTCATGGATCACCCGGTGAAAATGGGCTTTTACAAGCCTATTTTGAGTTACTAAATATTCCCCAAACTTCCTGCGACTTTTACCAGGCAGCACTTACATACAATAAAAGGGATCTATTGAGCGTATTAAAACCTTATGGAATTAAATCCGCACCCTCATATTATCTAAATAAGGGAGATCTAATTAATGAAGAAGATATTATAAGTACAGTTAAGCTTCCATGTTTTGTTAAGGCGAACAAATCCGGAAGTAGCTACGGAATTTCTAAAGTATACAAACAAGAAGATTTGCATAAGGCTATCGAATTGGCTTATCAAGAAGATGATGAAATCATTATCGAAGGATTTTTGGACGGAACGGAAGTTTCCGTTGGTGTCATTACCTATAAGGGAAAAACAAAAGTTCTACCCATAACCGAAATTGTATCAGAAAATGATTTTTTCGATTACGAAGCAAAATATGAGGGTAAGTCTCAAGAAATTACTCCGGCGAGAATAACAAAAACGCAAGAAGAAAACGTGAGCCGTTTGGCGAAAAAAATTTATGAAGTGCTTAAAATGAAAGGCTTTTCAAGAAGTGAATTTATTTTTATGGGAGATGAGCCCTTTTTATTGGAGGTAAACACCACTCCAGGGCTTACCACTGAAAGTATATTGCCAAAGCAAGCCGCCCAAGCCGGAATAAGCCTCCCTGAACTATTTGAAAATGCCATTAACGAAGTTCTGTGA
- a CDS encoding PASTA domain-containing protein codes for MRNFFRFLKSKTLLIQLGLALGILVILLFLVFRWLNITTNHGEFVEVPDFSKLSVMDMRKKVESAGLRYEVVDSANYNPEYPRFSIIEQNPSAGTKVKNNRKIYFTVNPSGYKKVTVPNIIQVTKRNASSMLKAVGLDVQRVTYIDQLGKDMVYYIKHKGKDIKPGDKLPKTSKIELICGNGNVSGSTTQTDSE; via the coding sequence ATGAGAAATTTTTTCAGGTTTTTAAAGAGCAAGACTTTACTGATTCAATTAGGACTAGCCTTAGGTATTTTGGTGATACTGCTTTTCTTGGTGTTTAGATGGTTGAACATTACTACCAATCATGGTGAATTTGTAGAAGTTCCAGATTTTTCAAAGCTTTCCGTTATGGATATGCGAAAAAAGGTGGAGAGCGCAGGTTTGAGATATGAAGTAGTGGATTCCGCTAATTATAATCCGGAGTATCCTAGATTTTCCATTATTGAACAAAACCCCTCTGCAGGTACCAAGGTAAAGAACAATAGAAAAATTTATTTTACGGTCAATCCTTCTGGATATAAGAAAGTGACCGTTCCCAATATTATACAGGTTACAAAGCGAAATGCATCGTCCATGCTAAAAGCAGTGGGATTGGACGTGCAGAGGGTAACCTATATAGATCAATTGGGAAAGGATATGGTCTATTACATAAAGCATAAGGGGAAGGACATTAAACCAGGTGACAAACTTCCCAAAACCTCAAAAATTGAATTGATCTGTGGTAATGGAAATGTTTCCGGAAGTACCACCCAGACCGATTCTGAATAA
- a CDS encoding RluA family pseudouridine synthase, protein MTSITSLEQEDSDDLFEHYRFVASKGQDPLRVDKFLMNFIENATRNKIQQAAKDGHVWVNEAIVKSNYKVKAGDEIKVLFEHPPHEHLLVPENIPLDIVYEDDVLLVVNKPAGMVVHPGHGNYSGTLINALIYHFENLPANSNERPGLVHRIDKDTSGLLVIAKTEAAMTHLAKQFFDKTSEREYIAMVWGNVDDDEGTVIGNIGRNPKNRLQMHVFPDGEDGKEAVTHYKVLERLGYVTLVSCKLETGRTHQIRVHMKYIGHTLFNDERYGGDKILKGTTFTKYKQFVENAFKVLPRQALHAKTLGFIHPVTGKHMKFDSDIPIDMGTCIDKWRNYAQNSI, encoded by the coding sequence ATGACCTCAATAACTAGTTTGGAACAAGAAGATAGCGACGATCTTTTTGAGCATTACAGATTTGTGGCCTCCAAAGGACAAGATCCTTTAAGGGTGGATAAATTTTTAATGAACTTCATAGAAAATGCCACCCGGAACAAAATTCAACAGGCCGCAAAGGATGGGCACGTTTGGGTCAATGAAGCTATTGTAAAATCCAATTATAAGGTAAAGGCCGGGGATGAAATCAAAGTCCTTTTTGAACATCCGCCGCATGAACATCTATTAGTACCTGAAAATATTCCCCTAGATATTGTTTATGAGGACGATGTCCTTTTGGTGGTAAATAAACCAGCGGGAATGGTTGTCCATCCCGGCCATGGAAATTATTCGGGAACCCTGATAAACGCCTTGATATATCATTTTGAAAATTTACCTGCCAATAGCAATGAACGGCCAGGCTTAGTTCATAGAATTGACAAGGATACATCCGGACTACTGGTCATTGCAAAGACCGAAGCCGCTATGACACATTTGGCAAAACAGTTTTTTGATAAGACTTCTGAGCGGGAATATATTGCAATGGTTTGGGGAAATGTTGATGATGATGAAGGTACTGTAATCGGCAACATCGGAAGAAATCCTAAGAACCGACTGCAAATGCATGTATTTCCAGATGGAGAAGATGGTAAGGAGGCTGTTACACATTATAAGGTTCTGGAACGCCTTGGTTACGTAACCTTGGTATCCTGTAAATTGGAGACAGGTAGAACCCATCAAATACGGGTTCATATGAAATATATTGGCCATACTCTTTTCAACGACGAACGCTATGGTGGGGACAAAATATTGAAAGGTACCACTTTCACTAAGTACAAGCAATTTGTTGAGAATGCGTTTAAGGTACTCCCTAGACAGGCCCTACATGCGAAAACCTTGGGCTTTATACATCCGGTAACAGGGAAGCATATGAAATTCGATTCGGACATACCCATTGATATGGGTACGTGCATCGATAAATGGAGAAATTATGCCCAAAATAGCATATAG
- the yaaA gene encoding peroxide stress protein YaaA yields the protein MKIVVSPAKSLDFESKLPTDKFSQPKFLEEAQKLNKILAKKKPKALSELMSISDNLAQLNWERNQSFKTPFTMENARPAVYAFNGDVYQGLDAYSIPEEKLNILQDSLRILSGLYGILKPLDLIQPYRLEMGTSLKVGRKKNLYEFWKKVLTDELNNELVEGELFVNLASNEYFNAIDQKTLKVPVITPIFKDWKNDKLKVISFFAKKARGSMVRYILDSGARSLEDIKGFDLDDYEFSKEHTLKENEPVFIR from the coding sequence ATGAAAATTGTAGTATCCCCTGCAAAATCACTGGATTTTGAAAGTAAATTGCCAACGGACAAATTTTCCCAACCAAAATTTTTGGAAGAAGCACAAAAGCTGAACAAAATTTTAGCTAAGAAAAAGCCCAAAGCCCTTTCAGAACTCATGTCCATTTCAGATAATTTAGCACAATTGAACTGGGAGCGTAATCAAAGTTTTAAAACTCCCTTTACCATGGAGAATGCAAGACCTGCCGTGTATGCATTCAATGGTGATGTATATCAAGGCTTGGATGCATATTCGATTCCAGAAGAAAAGCTAAACATCCTACAAGATAGCTTGCGTATCCTATCCGGATTATATGGAATTCTTAAACCCCTGGATTTAATACAGCCTTACCGCTTGGAAATGGGCACTTCCTTAAAAGTAGGTAGGAAAAAGAACCTATATGAATTCTGGAAAAAGGTATTGACTGACGAGTTAAATAACGAGCTCGTAGAAGGAGAATTATTCGTCAATCTGGCCAGTAACGAATATTTTAACGCTATTGACCAAAAGACACTGAAAGTACCTGTCATTACGCCAATATTTAAAGATTGGAAAAATGACAAATTAAAGGTCATAAGCTTTTTTGCTAAAAAAGCTAGGGGCTCCATGGTGCGATATATTTTGGATTCGGGTGCAAGGTCTTTGGAGGACATCAAAGGTTTCGACCTAGATGATTATGAGTTTAGTAAAGAACATACCTTAAAAGAAAACGAACCTGTCTTTATTCGATAA
- a CDS encoding 30S ribosomal protein THX: MGKGDKKTKRGKIANNSYGARRPKKIKRKPSVEEKIKIGKRK; this comes from the coding sequence ATGGGTAAAGGTGACAAAAAAACAAAAAGGGGAAAAATAGCTAATAATTCCTATGGAGCTAGAAGACCTAAAAAAATTAAAAGAAAGCCATCTGTAGAGGAGAAAATAAAAATTGGCAAAAGGAAATAA
- a CDS encoding uracil-DNA glycosylase family protein, with translation MFKHTHPYKPFLFKEATKLIVGTLPPPRFTTGDLKEGDVDFCYGSRDGQLWPILNEIFNLGLVFETSDKAVQQRKDFLIRQKIGICDIVASAERSKVDASDLGMENIELRNLLYYLELFPKIETLLFTGGNSKNGPEYFFRKHLKEYGLGLRLVSDRIPRIHDFIHPKTKRKIQTVSLIAPSGAANRAVGSLAEYKQMKEKKPDFNTLDYRVMQYRRFFI, from the coding sequence TTGTTCAAGCACACACATCCATATAAACCTTTTCTTTTTAAGGAAGCTACCAAACTTATAGTTGGAACCTTGCCGCCACCTAGGTTTACAACGGGGGACCTCAAGGAAGGGGATGTGGATTTTTGTTATGGCAGTCGGGATGGGCAATTATGGCCTATTTTGAATGAAATTTTCAATTTGGGACTTGTTTTTGAAACCTCGGATAAAGCCGTTCAACAGCGAAAGGACTTCTTGATTCGTCAAAAAATTGGTATTTGTGATATTGTAGCATCGGCGGAACGCAGCAAGGTGGATGCTTCTGACCTTGGCATGGAAAATATTGAATTGCGTAATCTTCTATATTATTTGGAACTCTTTCCAAAGATAGAGACACTTTTATTTACAGGGGGAAACAGTAAAAATGGTCCTGAATACTTCTTTAGGAAACACTTAAAGGAATATGGACTTGGTCTACGCCTTGTTTCGGATAGGATACCAAGAATCCATGATTTTATCCACCCAAAAACAAAAAGAAAAATTCAAACCGTCTCCTTGATTGCTCCTTCGGGGGCTGCCAACAGAGCCGTTGGAAGTTTAGCGGAATACAAGCAGATGAAGGAAAAAAAACCGGATTTTAATACCTTGGATTATAGGGTAATGCAATACCGCAGGTTCTTCATATAG